The Nasonia vitripennis strain AsymCx chromosome 1 unlocalized genomic scaffold, Nvit_psr_1.1 chr1_random0012, whole genome shotgun sequence DNA window TGTGTAAACAAATACGAAACAgttaacaaaattttgtttaaacaagtgatttaaaaaaaaatgtatcctCATCATCAACATCAGCATGGAGAATAAAgtaagtaaaattttatacatctctatctcgctctctctcactctctctctatcgttcgctctctctctctctctctctctctctctctcgttcgctctctctctcgctcgctctttctttctcttgctctctttatctctctctctctctctctctctctctctctctctctctctctctctctctctctctctctcatctacCTCGTACTGAAAAGACATGCAGATACCtgtactttctctctctgtctctttctcgcacACAAGCTACACGCTCTATGCATACACGTGGACTTtacaatttctttctctctatcacTATCTATCTCAAACTAATGCTAGTAAtcttatatatttattgacTATTTGCTATTTTTCAGGAAAACGTGAATCCTATATGGTATCAGGGCAACTCCGTATTAAGCTGTGAAATCGACAAagtaagaaataatttaaagcATGTTTTTGTTTCTAAGTTtaatctttataaaaataattaatttttaaatttattttataggatggtttaaattattcaatggGGTTAAACTATCTCTTAATTGATACTAATAGTTAAGAAGCTGATAAGAATAGTATGAAACAGCACCCACAACTCCCACAACTTCAAGAAAATCAGTCAAAAagtgacaaaaataaaatttgtgaaaCGGTACAGTTACAGCAGCATGAAAATACGTAAAATGCTAACATAAGTATATTGGAAGAATTTGACATTGATATTgagtaaaaattcaaaaatacgataaGATTTGtaataagttgtattttttgttgaatttatttagtattgtaattataagtataaaatcagatttttttataccaaaataaaacaaagttttaataacatttgtattatttaatttattaatcctCATCGTCTTCCACATTTTCTTGCACACAAaatcacacatacacacacagacacgctcgcacacacacgcacacacatacacacagccacgcttgcacacacacgcacacacatacacgcacacctACACATACCATTATTAACGACCGCTCTTACAAAAAGATGATTCGAATTTCTTTTACGTTAGTCACATTCATGCAGTCGCATCCGCAGGTATCCAGTAGACCTCTGTTTTACCAATTGGACCAATCGGTTCTCTCTTACGCTAGTGACACAgcagctatctctctctctctctctctctctctctctctctctctctctctctctctctctcagaggcttgtcaatacgggaatccgatacatctatggtgtaaagagggacgagcacatctccccttacaggcgtgagttgcaatggctcaccaccgccggacgtaggaagtacttcatggcctgttttcttagaaaaattttcaacacctcaataccagcttatctactagcctattttgacttccacgtcgcactcaggcctggcaggggcgaggtgactccactggacatcccgtccttcaagacggagacgctgaggaattcatttttcatcagcgcctcctacctctggaacagccttccatctcaacttcgcgacacactatccatatcacacttcaaacaagcagctaaaaattatttctttaatttggaaaacacataaacatcgcacaaacatacatacattctctttcatctcatgtcatctctcaacatcacacacaccttatactatatacccttacacaaattttatttattcctttatcataatacactatatttgttatatgtacaacaaaatgtacaaaaataaagagcaattaatctaatctaatctaatctctctctctctctctctctctctctctctctctctctctctctctctctctctctctctctctctctctctctctctctctctctactgcatacacacacgtgcgcactagctttttctctcgcgctttgCTCACACATCTGACAGTGATCAAGTAGTAGGCACACGCACACTACTCCCACATCAGGCATTAGACCTCTGTTTTACCATCCGACACTCGTTTAGTCGTATCTGCTGGTTAAGAATAGATCTTTTTTATCTACTTTTATCTTATTTACTTtacaatattttgtttattttattaatagatATCAACTGTGAAAATGGAAGATATTATAAATGAATACCTGCAGCAAGTTAAGCTCTTGGAAGAGGTCgaaagattattattttctgctACAAGTACAGTTGATTTATCCACTGTAATACGATGGAACCATCAATTTCTTTTAACATTAAAGACATTTCGTAAAGTTTTGAGTAATAAAAAGCTTACCGTTCAAGAACGACAAAGCATTATATGTACAATCGGAAAAATAGAATGTATGAGAGCAAGACTTGAAATTATGACTAGAAGAAAAAGCGGTGCTGAAGTACaagtaaataaacaaaatactgTCACTGATCGCGTGCGTTGGATTGATATGGATAACGCCTTTGAAAACCGCATGAGGACTGCTGTTATAGCAAATTTGACACATattgatataattaatttccTACGAGACTctgcaatattattttcacgaagaataaaaagtatgaTGTACTCAAatgataaaacttttaaaattaacaCTGTTTTATCatgtaaatttacaaaaacatGTGTAgagaataatgaaaatgtcaaagaaaaagaaggagagtaCATTGAGactaaatatttcaacacgaaaaatcatgaaattttATCTACAACATTGTTAAACAATTGGTTCAAGTCTAATGTTATTGAACCTCTACTCACAGATAttgaagaatttcaagaacGTGATTCTGGTTGGACTCTACATTCTATTGAAAACATacagataaatataaataaatttaatccaaTGCGTGCCGGTAGCTCTTATATACCATTACCAGCATTCATAGAGAAAAGGAAAGCATgcataaatgttaaaaattatgataacAAATGCTTTATATGGGCAATTTTATCTGCATTATATCCAGTAAAACATGGAAATCATTCTAATATATTGAATAGTTATATTCAGtatgaaaacattttaaatatgaaaGGTATTGAGTTGCCAGTATCATTGAAAAGTATCCCAAAAGTTGAAAAGCAAAATAAtgcaatatcaataaatatgTTTGGTTTAGATAACAAAGATATTACACCTCTCTATTTAACATCATGTAAAAAGAGTAATCATATCAATCTTCTTTTACTCACAAATGATAATTTAGATGGTGGTGATGTTGATGAAAGTGATGAGTTTTTATCTCAATCACATTATGTATACATTAAAAGTCTGTCACGTTTAATCAGTAATAATTTgacaaatagaaaaaagaaactctATGTTTGCAATagatgtttaaattttttttataaagaagaTGACTTAATAAAGCATGAAGAGCATtgcaaaatattaaataaatgtagAATTACACTGCCTAATGAAGAAAATAGTTtgataatgtttaaaaatcatcgCTACAATGAAAAGTTACCTTTCATAATCTATGCAGACTGTGAATGTTTGTTAAAACCAATAAGTCAagatgaaaaaacaaacacgCAACCAATACAAAGTCATGAAATTTATAGTATAGGTTACTATCTGAAATGTAGTTACAACGATTCACTATCAAAATATGCCTTTTATAGAGGACCTGAAGCGTCAAAATGGTTTGCTGAACAGTTAAGAAAcatagaaaaacaaataagtgATTTATATGCGAACCCTTTACCTATGCCAGTTCTATCTCAGACTGAGTTAATAGGTTATTATGATTCAAAAACGTgtcatatttgtaaaaaattgttgaatgaTGATGCAAAGGTGCGTGATCACTGTCATCTCACTGGAAAATATCGAGGACCTGCACATGCTACCTGCAATCTAAACTATCAAGATTCAAAAATAGTTCCAGTTGTGTTTCATAATTTATGTGGTTATGATGCACACTTTATTATTACTGATGTATCAAACAATTTTCCAGGACAGATTGATTTACTACCTCTGACaacagaaaaatatatttcatttacgaAGCATGTAGAAAACAGCAAAATTAAGGtaagattttt harbors:
- the LOC116415884 gene encoding uncharacterized protein LOC116415884 — encoded protein: MEDIINEYLQQVKLLEEVERLLFSATSTVDLSTVIRWNHQFLLTLKTFRKVLSNKKLTVQERQSIICTIGKIECMRARLEIMTRRKSGAEVQVNKQNTVTDRVRWIDMDNAFENRMRTAVIANLTHIDIINFLRDSAILFSRRIKSMMYSNDKTFKINTVLSCKFTKTCVENNENVKEKEGEYIETKYFNTKNHEILSTTLLNNWFKSNVIEPLLTDIEEFQERDSGWTLHSIENIQININKFNPMRAGSSYIPLPAFIEKRKACINVKNYDNKCFIWAILSALYPVKHGNHSNILNSYIQYENILNMKGIELPVSLKSIPKVEKQNNAISINMFGLDNKDITPLYLTSCKKSNHINLLLLTNDNLDGGDVDESDEFLSQSHYVYIKSLSRLISNNLTNRKKKLYVCNRCLNFFYKEDDLIKHEEHCKILNKCRITLPNEENSLIMFKNHRYNEKLPFIIYADCECLLKPISQDEKTNTQPIQSHEIYSIGYYLKCSYNDSLSKYAFYRGPEASKWFAEQLRNIEKQISDLYANPLPMPVLSQTELIGYYDSKTCHICKKLLNDDAKVRDHCHLTGKYRGPAHATCNLNYQDSKIVPVVFHNLCGYDAHFIITDVSNNFPGQIDLLPLTTEKYISFTKHVENSKIKVRFLYSFRFMPTSLEKLASYLQDDSIVNKEFSDLSTTQINLLTRKGVLPYKYISSWEKLEECKLPEKEDFFSILNDSSISDRDYEHAQNVWSTFNIQTLGEYSDLYMKTDVLLLADVFENFRDQSMNVYNLDPAHYYTTPGFSWDAMLKHTGVQLKLLTDIDMVLFIERGIRGGLSQCSNRYAVANHKYMLEKYDKDKANEYLIYLDANNLYGFGLSQCLPYDEFQWLENCESFELFSIASGASHGYILEVDLDYPPEIHDDHNDLPFCPEHAKPPGPKQEKLLATLQPKFIILLCNKLFQTVFDSLKYIKF